In the Terriglobales bacterium genome, CAAGGCCGGCAACTGCTTGCAGCAGTTGCCGGCCTTTGCATTCATCTCACTTCTGCGCCGCCATGATGCGCAACGGTATCGAGTTACTGGACCTCGATGCCGCTGATGAAGGCCTTGTCGGTGACCGAGGTGAACACGATCACGTATTGGCCGCTCGAGTTGGCGTTGGCGGTGAACGACTGGATGAGCGCGCGGTTCTGCCCACCCGCCGTCTTCAA is a window encoding:
- a CDS encoding malectin domain-containing carbohydrate-binding protein yields the protein SHTVRLHFCETFWTAAGQRVFNVSINGTQVLANFDVLKTAGGQNRALIQSFTANANSSGQYVIVFTSVTDKAFISGIEVQ